The following proteins are encoded in a genomic region of bacterium:
- a CDS encoding 4Fe-4S dicluster domain-containing protein, with protein sequence GAQAPGHYTERVQHAVFKHFFPPVALYSLLGGIMWLNRRGAGEE encoded by the coding sequence GGGGCGCAGGCGCCGGGCCACTACACCGAACGCGTGCAGCACGCGGTCTTCAAGCACTTCTTCCCGCCCGTCGCGCTCTACTCCCTGCTCGGCGGCATCATGTGGCTCAATCGGCGCGGCGCCGGTGAGGAATGA